The following nucleotide sequence is from uncultured Roseateles sp..
ACGGTCTGCATGAAGGTGCCGGGCACCAGCGATGTGCGCACCGTCTGTACACCCGAGTCCAGGCCAATCATGGTGCCGTAGTGGGCGTCGATGCCGGGCAGGCTGCGCGGATTGTCCTTGCCTATCACCGGAATCGGCAGATAGAACATGGTGTGGTCGTGCATGCCCTTGAGGTTGATGCTCCACTCGCCGTCCTCGATCTTGCGGCCGATGTGCGCGCGCACCGTGCCGCCCTTGTTGCCGGTGAATTCGGGGTAGCGCACGCCGTCGTCCACCCGGTAGTAGCCCGACACGCCGCCGAACCAGCCGTCACCCAGGCCACCGGCATAGCGCAGGTCCACGCGCTTCTGGTTGTAGTCGGAGGTGGTCAGGCGCAGCGCGCCCTCGGGCTTGCCCTGGTTGCGGAAGGTGAGGAAGTTGATCGTGGCGCCGGCGCCGTTGGTGGTCAGGATGGCCGAGGTGCCACCGCGCACCGCCTCCATGCGGTCTATGCCCAGCTCCGACTTGACCAGGCCGTCGGCCGACCAGCTCGGGTAGTAGAAGATGGGCAGGCCATCCTCCTGCACCTGCACCCAGCGCTGGTTGCCGCCGGACATGCCGCGCACCGAGTAGTTGTTGGACATCTCGCCGGCCGAGGCCTCGATATACATGCCCGGCACCAGCTCCATGGCCTCGGCCGCCGAGTACGGCGCCTTGCGGTCCAGCGCCTCGCGGTCGGCCACGGTCACGGCCACCGAGCTTTCACGCACGGTGCGAGCGAGGCCGGTGCTGCCGGTGACGACGACGCGGTCCAGCTGGTTGCTGCCATCGTCCTTGCTTTTACTCTTCTCGGCCGGTTTGTCATCGCTGGCCGCTGCGGTCTGGGCCAGCGCGTGGGGCGCGGCCAGCTGCAGCAGCAGCACCGCGGCCAGCCAGGTGGCGCGAGGCTTGAAACGATTCGATTCGGGGGCGCAATGGGCCTGTTCAGCTTTTCTTCTCATGCTCATGTCTCCGTTGGTCTTGAGGTCACTGGGAAATGGCGGGCAAAGGGAAGCCCCTGCTGGGCCTGAGCGGCCTGGCATCGGACTTCGGTTGAAGACGGTCGCGCCCAGCCCCGGGCGCGCCGTGTCGGTCAGTGCGGCGGGCTGCGGTTCATAGCGCTCGACTCGCTCCGAGCAGGGCCGGCGGCTCCTGACTCGCAATCACATAGGAGGGCACCTCGTGCATATAGCCGGCGAGCCGCCCCTTGGCTTCAAAGCGCTTGCGGAAGTCCGAGCGCCTGAAGCGCTCGGCCCCCAGGCGCGGCACGATGCCGCCGCCGATGTAGACACCGCCGCGGGCGCCCAGCGACAGCACCAGGTCCCCGGACACATCGCCCAGAAAGGCACAGAACAGGGCCAGCGCCTCGGCACTCTGTGGCTCGCCGGCGAGGGCCTGGCTCAGCACGTCGACCGGGCCGGGCACGGCGGCCAGCGGCCGGCCATCCACCTCGGCAATCGCCTGCAGCAGATTGACAAGACCTGGCCCCGACAGCACCCGCTCGGCGGAGACCCGGCCAAAGCGCCGGCGCAGGCTGGCCAGCAGCGCGGCCTCGCGATCGTTCTGCGGCGCCAGGCTGACATGGCCGCCCTCGGTCTGCAGTGCCACCCATTGGCGATCGGCCTGTGGGACCAGTCCCGACACGCCGAGGCCTGTGCCGGGGCCAATCACAGCCAGCGGCCCCGGTGCGCCGGTGGTGGGCCCGCCGACATGCCAGAAATCCGGTTCCGGCAGCACGGGTATCGCCAGCGCCAGCGCGGTGAAATCGTTCAACACCACCAGGCGTTGCAGCTCCAGCTGCCGATGCAGGGCCTGGACCGAGAAGCCCCAGTCGCGGTTGGTCAGGCGTATCTGGTCGTCCAGCACCGCGCTGGCCACGCCCAGGGCTGCTTGGATGGGGCGAGCTGCACCGGCCGCGTCCAGGGTCTGCAGATAGCGCTGCAGGCAGTCGCCCAGATCGCGGTGGGCATCGCAGGCCAGCGTCTGCACATGCTGGATGGCCGCGCCATCCCCACCCTGCCAGCCCAGGCGTACATGGGTGCCGCCCACATCGGCCAGCAGGCGGGCGCCGGCCGGGCTACGTTCGCCTATCGCGATCACGGTGTTGCTCCTTCTTGCTGCAAGGGGGTCCAGGCGCTGCCGGCGCGGTGGCTGGCCAGCACGGCCTCGACAAAGGCCAGTCCGGCCACGCCGTCGGCGGCGGTGGTGAGCCAGCGGCTGGCCGGGGCCACGGCCCTGCCGTCCCGCCGCGCGCGGATGTGTTCGGCGGCATCGCGATAGAGCTGGGCAAAGGCCTCCAGATAGCCCTCGGGATGGCCGGCCGGGATGCGCGTGGCGGCCTGCGCCTCGGCGCAGCCTACCCGCCCCCTTGTGAGGCGCTGCGTGGCGCCACCCAGCGGGGTGAAGAGCAGCTCGTTGGGCTGCTCCTGCGCAAACTCGAGGCTGGCGCGGCTGCCGTAGACGCGCAGGCGCAAGGCGTTTTCGCAACCGGTGGCCACCTGGCTGGCCCACAGCAGGCCGCGCACACCATCGGGAAAGCGCAGCATCGCCTGCACATGGTCATCCAGCTTGCGGCCGGGCACCAGGCTGCTGAGTTCAGCGCAGACGGACTCGGCCTGCAGGCCGCTGACAAAACTCGCCAGATGGTAGGCATGGGTGCCGATATCGCCCAGCGCGCCGGCCGGGCCAGCTTGGGCAGGATCGCAGCGCCAGCTTGCCTGCTTCTGACCCGATTGTTCGATCGGCTCGGCCAGCCAGTCCTGCGCGTACTCGACCTGTATCAGGCGCAGCGAGCCCAGCTCACCGGCCTCCACCATTGCACGGGCCTGCCGCACCAGGGGGTAGCCGCTGTAGGTGTGGGTCAGGCACAGCAGGAGCTCGCGGTGCCGGGCCAGCGACTGCAGCGCACGGGCATCGGCCAGCGAGGTGGCCAGCGGCTTGTCGCAGATCACATCAATGCCGGCCTCCAGAAAGGCCGTGGCCACCGGCGCATGCAGATGATTCGGCGTGACGATGGCGACCGCGTCGATGCCATCGGGCCGCGCCGCTTCGCGCTTGGCCATCTCCTGCCAGCTGGCATAGCTGCGCGAGGAGTCCAGGCCCAGCTCGTCGGCACTGGCCAGCGCACGCAAGGGGTCGCTGGACAGCGCACCGGCCACCAGCTGCCACTGCCCATCGAGCCGCGCGGCCATCCGGTGCACGCCGCCGATGAAGGCGCCCTGCCCGCCGCCGACCATGCCAAGTCTGAGTGGAGTGGTCATGACCCTCCTCCCAGACCCAATAGCTGGCGCAGCTCGGCGCGCGGCGCCTGCCCATCGGCAAAGTCATCGAAGGCACGATCGGCCACGCGGATGATGTGCCGCTTGATGAACTCGGCGCCCTCGCGCGCGCCGTCCTCCGGATGCTTCAGGCAGCACTCCCACTCCAGCACCGCCCAGCCCGGATAGTCGTGCTGCGCGAGCTTGGAGAAGATGGCACCGAAATCGATCTGCCCATCGCCCAGCGAGCGGAAGCGCCCGGCCCGCTCCAGCCAAGGCGCATAGCCGCCGTAGACGCCCTGCCGGCCATTCGGGCGGAACTCGGCGTCCTTGACGTGGAAGGCGCGGATGCGGGCGTGGTAGATGTCGATGAAAGCCAGATAGTCCAGCTGCTGCAGCAGGAAGTGGCTGGGGTCGTAGAGGATGTTGGCGCGCGGATGCTGGCCCACGGCCTCGAGAAAGCGCTCGAAGGTCAGGCCGTCGAACAGGTCCTCGCCCGGGTGCAGTTCGTAGCAGACATCGACGCCGGCCTCATCGAAGGCATCGAGAATCGGCCGCCAGCGCCGCGCCAGTTCGGCGAAGGCCTCTTCGATCAGGCCGGCCGGCCGCTGCGGCCAGGGGTAGAGGTAAGGCCAGGCCAGCGCACCGGAGAAGGTGGCGTGGGCTTTCAGCCCGAGTCGTTGTGAAGCCCTCGCGGCAAGCTTCAGTTGCCCGGCGGCCCAGGCACTGCGCTCCGCCGCATCGCCTCGAACCGCTGGCGCCGCAAAGCCATCGAACTGCCTGTCGTAGGCCGGGTGCACGGCCAGGAGCTGGCCTTGCAGATGGGTGGACAGCTCGCTGATCTGCAGGCCCATGCTGGCCAGCCGGCCGCGCAGATCATCGCAATAGCTTTGGCTCTCGGCAGCCAGCGCCAGATCGAACAGGCGTGCGTCCCAGCTGGGGATTTGCAGCGCCGCAAAGCCCAGGCCGGCCGACCAGTCGGCCAGATGGTCCAAGGTGTCGAACGGGACCTGATCGCCCGCGAACTGGGCGAGGAAGAGGCCGGGGCCTTGGATCGTTTTCATGCCTGGCCTCCCAGTCGATCACTTTGGCGTTCGATCAGCTGTGCCTGCTCCAGCACGCATAGTTGGTCCACCGGTTCGCCGTCCAGCCGGCGCAGCAGCAGCTGGCCCAATTGCCGGCCGGCGCCATGCAGCGAGGCGTAGTAGGTGGAGAGCGGTGGCACGAAATAGGCGCTGACATTGCTGTCGTCGGTGGCCACCACGGCGGCCTCGCGGCCGGCCTGCCAGCCCAGCTCGGCAAAGGCCGACAGGGCGCCGAGCGCGGCGTATTCATTCGCGCAGACAAAGGCGGTGGGCCGGGGCTGGCGCTTGGCCAACTCCAGCACCAGGCGGCGGCCATCGGCGGCCGACAGGCCCGAGCATTGCGTCAGCGCCGCATCGTGCGGCAGACCCACCTCGCGCAACGCGCGGCGGTGGCCCGCATCGCGGTGCTGGCTGTACATCAGCTCGGCCGGCGGATTCAGCATGGCGATCTGGCGGTGGCCGCAGGCGATCAACCGCTGGGTGGCGCGGTAGGCCATGTCCTCATGGTCGGTGTCGTACCAGGGATGCGCCTGCTCCAGCGCGCTGCGGCCATAGCTGACGAACGGAAAATCCTGCTCCAGCAGGTAGCGTATGCGCTCGTCCTGCGGCCTTGTCTGAGTCAGCACCAGGCCATCGACACGGCGCGCCTCCACCAGCTTGCGCAGCGCCGCAACCGGATCTTCATCGGGCAGCTCGGGCTGCACCACCAGGCTGTAGAAGGTGCCGGCCAGGGCGGCGTGCAGGCCCGAGACCAGGGCCATGAAGCCGCTGTCGGTGAAATCCTGCTCGCTGTTCTCGACCGGCAGCACGATGGACAGCGTGTAGGTCTTGCCGGTGCGCAGCTTCACGCCGGCCAGATTGGGCGTGTAGCCCAGCTCGCGGGCGGCGGCCTTGACCAGCTCGCGCGTCTCGCGCCTGACCTCGGGGCCGTCCTGCAGCGCGCGCGACACCGTGCCCAGCGACAGGCCGGTGTGGCGCATCAGGGTTTTGAGGGTGACCTTGGGTTCGCTCATGAGGTTTTGCTCTTCTTCAACAAACGGTGCCCCAGCAACAGGGCCACGCTGGAGGTCCAGGTGAAGGCGGGATCGCGCAGCGGCGCGCCGCTTTGCGCATCGAAGTTCTCGGCCAGGCCACCTGCCGCGCCGATACCCGCGCACATCGCGGTGAAGCGCCGCGCCAGCTCGTCGCCCAGATCGGGGCGGCCGCAGCGGTCCATCGCAGCGACGAAGAGCATCGTCGTGGGAGCCCAGATCGGGCCGCGCCAATAGCCATCGGCGCGGTAGTGCGGGCTGCGTTGCGACTCGGTGGCCAGGCCGTGGACGCTGAGAAAGCGGCCGGGCTCGAACAGCTCGGCCAGCAGCTGCTCGCGGATGGCCGCGGGCAGGCGTGGACCCAGCAGCAGCGGGGTGTAGGCGATCAGGCTATCGCCGTCGTTCACCGCCCTGCCATCGGCGAGGCGGGCCACGAAGCGTTCGCCGGTCCAGAGCTGGGCCATCAGCCGCTCGAACAGCGCGTCGGCCTGGCTGCGCCAGTCGCGCGCCTGCTCGGGCCGGCTCAAGCCCTCGGCCAGGGCCGAGAGCTCTTCCAGCTGCAAGATCAGGAAGCTGCTGAGGTCCGGGCTTTGCAGCGGCGTGCCCTGCAGGAAGACGGTGGCGTTGTCCCAGCCGGCGTCGTTGCCATGGTCGTAGGCGGGCAGGCCTCCCGCAGGCGCCGTGGCCAGCCAGCTGCATGCCTGCGCGGCCAGCCAGTCGTGCATCTGGGCGCGGCGCTCCTGCGACCAGGGCGCCTGGCTGCGCAGCTGGGCCACCGTCCAGCCATGCACCGGCGGCTTGGTGAAGCGCCAGTAGGCTTGCAGGTCGTTGGCGAAGTCCGGCAGGCGGCCGCTTTCATGCTGCAGCTCGAACATCACGGCCAGCTGCTGCCAGGCCAGCTCCGGCTGCAGCGTGCCCAGCGCCAGCGCATTGAAGCAATGGTCCCAGCTCCAGATATTGGTCATCCAGTTCTTGGACATATACATCGCCGGGTGGTGCAGCCGGCCCTCGGCCGGCACGATGCAGGACCAGGTGATGTAGGCGGCCAGTTGGCGCAGGGGCTGCAGATCTTCATCGACCGCCAGGGTCTGGCCCAACCAGGCTTGGAAGTCAGCGGCGGCATCGGCTTGTGCGGTCTCGAACGAGGCCACATCGCTGCGCGCCGGCATCACACGATAGAGGTGGAGGGAGGCGGCCACCGCGCCCGCTGCATCGGGCCGCAGGTCCAGCGCGATGCGCTCGGCACGCTGGCCCTGCCAGGGGGCGTCGAGCTGCAGTTCACCGGCAGACAAAGCGACTCGGGCCGACAGATCCTGGCTGGCGCAGCTGACATGCACCGCCTGTTCGTTCAGGCGCTGCGCATAGTCGTAGCGCTTGCTCTGCAAGGTGAGGCGCAGGCCCAGGCCACGGCCTTGCAGCGCCAAGGTATCGGCGTCGGCAAAGGCCAGCTGCAGCTCGCCGCCCTCGGCATGGAAGCTGAGAGCGTCGGGCTGCAGCGACCAC
It contains:
- a CDS encoding Gfo/Idh/MocA family oxidoreductase gives rise to the protein MTTPLRLGMVGGGQGAFIGGVHRMAARLDGQWQLVAGALSSDPLRALASADELGLDSSRSYASWQEMAKREAARPDGIDAVAIVTPNHLHAPVATAFLEAGIDVICDKPLATSLADARALQSLARHRELLLCLTHTYSGYPLVRQARAMVEAGELGSLRLIQVEYAQDWLAEPIEQSGQKQASWRCDPAQAGPAGALGDIGTHAYHLASFVSGLQAESVCAELSSLVPGRKLDDHVQAMLRFPDGVRGLLWASQVATGCENALRLRVYGSRASLEFAQEQPNELLFTPLGGATQRLTRGRVGCAEAQAATRIPAGHPEGYLEAFAQLYRDAAEHIRARRDGRAVAPASRWLTTAADGVAGLAFVEAVLASHRAGSAWTPLQQEGATP
- a CDS encoding LacI family transcriptional regulator — translated: MSEPKVTLKTLMRHTGLSLGTVSRALQDGPEVRRETRELVKAAARELGYTPNLAGVKLRTGKTYTLSIVLPVENSEQDFTDSGFMALVSGLHAALAGTFYSLVVQPELPDEDPVAALRKLVEARRVDGLVLTQTRPQDERIRYLLEQDFPFVSYGRSALEQAHPWYDTDHEDMAYRATQRLIACGHRQIAMLNPPAELMYSQHRDAGHRRALREVGLPHDAALTQCSGLSAADGRRLVLELAKRQPRPTAFVCANEYAALGALSAFAELGWQAGREAAVVATDDSNVSAYFVPPLSTYYASLHGAGRQLGQLLLRRLDGEPVDQLCVLEQAQLIERQSDRLGGQA
- a CDS encoding sugar phosphate isomerase/epimerase, coding for MKTIQGPGLFLAQFAGDQVPFDTLDHLADWSAGLGFAALQIPSWDARLFDLALAAESQSYCDDLRGRLASMGLQISELSTHLQGQLLAVHPAYDRQFDGFAAPAVRGDAAERSAWAAGQLKLAARASQRLGLKAHATFSGALAWPYLYPWPQRPAGLIEEAFAELARRWRPILDAFDEAGVDVCYELHPGEDLFDGLTFERFLEAVGQHPRANILYDPSHFLLQQLDYLAFIDIYHARIRAFHVKDAEFRPNGRQGVYGGYAPWLERAGRFRSLGDGQIDFGAIFSKLAQHDYPGWAVLEWECCLKHPEDGAREGAEFIKRHIIRVADRAFDDFADGQAPRAELRQLLGLGGGS
- the glk gene encoding glucokinase encodes the protein MIAIGERSPAGARLLADVGGTHVRLGWQGGDGAAIQHVQTLACDAHRDLGDCLQRYLQTLDAAGAARPIQAALGVASAVLDDQIRLTNRDWGFSVQALHRQLELQRLVVLNDFTALALAIPVLPEPDFWHVGGPTTGAPGPLAVIGPGTGLGVSGLVPQADRQWVALQTEGGHVSLAPQNDREAALLASLRRRFGRVSAERVLSGPGLVNLLQAIAEVDGRPLAAVPGPVDVLSQALAGEPQSAEALALFCAFLGDVSGDLVLSLGARGGVYIGGGIVPRLGAERFRRSDFRKRFEAKGRLAGYMHEVPSYVIASQEPPALLGASRAL